One genomic window of Trichosurus vulpecula isolate mTriVul1 chromosome X, mTriVul1.pri, whole genome shotgun sequence includes the following:
- the AGTR2 gene encoding type-2 angiotensin II receptor, protein MTSELSSQRFQADISLIPFDIKNNYSSSIKSENMVNDPYIGPINTSNNNASSAKCLLKLSGYHLAFIPALYYIIFVLGLIGNSVVVSLFCCHRGPKKVASIYIFNLAMADLLFLATLPLWATYYSYGYNWFFGSVMCKISSALLCLNMYASVFFITCMSIDRYQAVVYPFQSQRRTPWQMSFIVPLVWGLACVSSLPTFYFRDIKPIDHLGVNACIMAFPPEKYSQWSAGMAFMKNALGFVIPLVFIATCYAGIRKHLMKASGFGKNQLMRDRVLKMAAAVVLAFVVCWLPFHVLTFLDTLAWLHVITNCDVISAIDTAMPFGICMGFANSCINPFLYCFVGNQFQERCRRLFKLRVSQLRKNRDSMSSRKGNSLKEVETLME, encoded by the coding sequence ATGACCAGTGAGTTGAGTTCACAAAGATTTCAGGCTGACATTTCACTGATCCCGTTTGACATAAAGAACAACTATTCATCTTCCATCAAAAGTGAAAATATGGTTAACGATCCATACATAGGACCCATCAACACCTCTAACAATAATGCGTCAAGCGCTAAATGCTTGCTGAAGCTCTCAGGGTATCACTTAGCCTTCATTCCTGCTCTCTACTATATTATCTTTGTCCTTGGTTTAATTGGCAACAGCGTGGTGGTTTCCCTATTCTGTTGCCACCGAGGGCCCAAAAAAGTTGCTAGTATTTACATCTTCAACCTCGCCATGGCAGACCTGCTGTTTCTAgccactctgcccctctgggccACTTATTACTCTTATGGCTACAACTGGTTCTTTGGTTCAGTGATGTGCAAAATCTCCAGTGCCCTCCTGTGTCTGAACATGTATGCCAGTGTTTTTTTTATCACCTGCATGAGTATAGACAGGTACCAAGCTGTTGTCTACCCCTTCCAGTCCCAGAGAAGAACCCCATGGCAGATGTCATTTATTGTGCCCCTTGTGTGGGGACTGGCCTGTGTGTCCTCTCTGCCAACATTTTATTTCCGAGATATCAAGCCTATCGACCACTTGGGAGTGAATGCATGTATCATGGCCTTCCCTCCTGAGAAGTATTCACAGTGGTCAGCAGGGATGGCCTTCATGAAGAATGCCCTTGGCTTTGTGATCCCATTGGTGTTCATAGCCACATGCTATGCTGGCATCCGAAAGCACCTGATGAAGGCAAGTGGGTTTGGGAAGAATCAGCTCATGAGAGACAGGGTATTGAAGATGGCGGCTGCAGTTGTCCTGGCCTTTGTTGTCTGCTGGCTCCCCTTCCACGTTTTAACCTTCTTGGATACACTGGCATGGCTACACGTCATCACTAACTGTGATGTGATCTCAGCCATTGATACTGCCATGCCTTTTGGCATCTGCATGGGCTTTGCAAACAGCTGCATCAATCCATTTCTGTACTGTTTTGTTGGAAACCAGTTCCAAGAGAGATGCCGGCGCCTGTTTAAGCTGAGAGTTTCTCAGCTCCGCAAGAATAGAGATAGTATGTCTTCCAGAAAAGGGAATTCTCTTAAGGAAGTGGAGACCCTAATGGAATGA